A section of the Pochonia chlamydosporia 170 chromosome 2, whole genome shotgun sequence genome encodes:
- a CDS encoding KH domain RNA-binding protein (similar to Coccidioides immitis RS XP_001248184.1), with amino-acid sequence MSSPQDVLSANGNDLVEHLDQLKMDDRLGPDGEPAPKTDEEYAQSQLTLRAIVSSKEAGVIIGKGGKNVADLRDETGVKAGVSKVVQGVHDRVLTITGECDAISRAYAIVARALLEGAPAMGMGGIVQGNGTHPIKLLISHNQMGTIIGRQGLKIKHIQDVSGVRMVAQKEMLPQSTERIVEVQGTPEGIQRAVWEICKCLVDDWQRGTGTVLYNPVVRTQAGSSSLGSSYNSGGRSDYGSPRVMRTGNGADFSNGGVRPFNRRSDSDAASRGPPTHDENGEEIQTQNISIPADMVGCIIGRAGSKISEIRKTSGARISIAKAPHDETGERMFTIMGTAKANESALFLLYENLEAEKMRRSQLQEQE; translated from the exons ATGTCTTCTCCCCAGGATGTCTTGTCTGCCAATGGCAACGACCTTGTCGAACACTTGGATCAGCTGAAGATGGACGACAGACTTGGTCCCGACGGCGAGCCCGCCCCTAAGACGGACGAGGAATACGCCCAGTCCCAACTGACTCTCCGAGCTATTGTTTCTTCCAAGGAAGCCGGTGTTATCATTGGCAAGGGCGGCAAGAATGTTGCTGACCTTCGCGACGAGACCGGCGTCAAGGCTGGTGTCAGCAAGGTGGTTCAGGGTGTGCACGATCGTGTCCTCACCATTACCGGCGAGTGTGATGCCATCTCTCGAGCCTACGCCATTGTAGCTAGAGCACTGCTCGAGGGCGCTCCTGCCATGGGCATGGGAGGCATCGTTCAGGGCAACGGCACTCATC CCATCAAGCTTCTTATTTCGCATAATCAAATGGGTACCATCATTGGTAGACAGGGTCTCAAGATTAAGCATATACAGGATGTGTCCGGCGTCCGCATGGTAGCCCAGAAGGAAATGCTACCTCAGTCCACGGAACGAATCGTCGAAGTCCAGGGCACCCCCGAGGGTATCCAGCGAGCTGTCTGGGAGATTTGCAAATGCCTCGTCGACGACTGGCAGCGTGGCACCGGTACTGTGCTTTACAACCCAGTTGTGCGCACTCAAGCCGGCTCCAGCAGCCTGGGAAGCAGCTACAACAGCGGCGGTCGAAGCGACTACGGTAGTCCCCGAGTTATGCGCACCGGCAACGGAGCCGACTTCAGCAATGGTGGTGTTCGACCATTCAACCGCCGATCTGACTCTGATGCAGCCAGCCGCGGCCCCCCTACACATGATGAGAATGGTGAAGAAATCCAGACGCAGAACATTAGTATCCCCGCAGACATGGTTGGCTGCATCATCGGACGTGCTGGCAGCAAGATAAGTGAGATCCGTAAGACATCGGGAGCCCGCATTTCTATTGCCAAA GCACCGCATGATGAAACCGGAGAGCGCATGTTCACCATCATGGGCACCGCCAAGGCCAACGAATCCGCCCTCTTCCTACTGTATGAGAACCTcgaggcagagaagatgcGCCGAAGCCAGCTGCAGGAACAAGAATAA
- a CDS encoding solute carrier family 35 member B1 protein (similar to Cordyceps militaris CM01 XP_006667629.1) has translation MARTKRVPVRRESSSEFFNKQTSSWEDANGRGEKSQVSNGLTKAANGPSLHDAKSEAGVVQLIISVAGIYASFLTWAYLQEKLTTTPHGSAAAPERWHFPVFLNTIQSLFAATVGSIYLLLSTPKGSSVPPIIPSRRILGPLALVAVTSSLASPFGYASLAHIDYITFLLAKSCKLLPVMFLHITVFRKRYPLYKYLVVAAVTAGVAVFTLHSGKKSKKSTKSDEANVVWGLLLLGINLLFDGLTNSTQDYIFQTFRPYSGPQMMCANNMMSTLVTGLYLLASPYLVATGIGEWLGMDVAGSAGELTAALDFMRRHPAVWKDVLGFAACGAIGQVFIFYTLSTFSSVLLVTVTVTRKMFTMILSVVAFGHRLTQMQWLGVGLVFGGIGVEAGIARQEKMAKEAAKKAAAKKDS, from the exons ATGGCGCGAACGAAACGAGTCCCTGTCCGGCGCGAATCTTCGTCCGAATTCTTCAACAAACAGACTTCGTCTTGGGAAGACGCCAATGGCAGAGGAGAGAAGTCGCAAGTATCCAATGGGCTTACAAAGGCTGCCAATGGCCCATCCTTACACGATGCCAAGTCCGAGGCTGGCGTGGTCCAGCTCATAATTTCTGTCGCGGGAATTTATGCCTCATT CTTAACATGGGCCTACCTGCAGGAAAAGTTGACCACGACGCCTCACGGCTCAGCAGCCGCCCCAGAGCGATGGCACTTCCCTGTGTTTCTCAACACTATTCAGTCTCTATTTGCTGCGACCGTCGGTTCGATATACCTGCTGCTCTCGACGCCAAAGGGCTCCTCCGTGCCTCCCATCATCCCTTCGCGTCGTATTCTCGGGCCCCTCGCCCTCGTCGCCGTCACCAGCAGCCTCGCCAGTCCCTTTGGATACGCTAGTCTCGCGCACATCGACTACATCACCTTTTTGCTAGCCAAGAGCTGCAAGCTCCTGCCTGTCATGTTCCTCCACATCACCGTCTTTCGCAAGCGCTACCCCCTCTACAAGTACCTTGTCGTGGCGGCTGTGACCGCTGGCGTCGCCGTCTTCACCCTCCACTCcggcaagaagagcaagaagtCGACCAAGTCGGACGAGGCCAACGTTGTTTGGGGCCTGCTCCTCCTGGGCATCAACCTGCTCTTCGATGGTCtcaccaacagcacacaGGACTACATCTTCCAGACTTTCCGCCCCTACAGCGGTCCGCAGATGATGTGCGCAAACAACATGATGAGCACCCTCGTCACTGGGCTGTATCTCCTCGCTAGTCCGTACCTCGTCGCTACGGGTATAGGCGAATGGCTGGGCATGGATGTTGCCGGCAGCGCGGGTGAACTGACCGCCGCTCTGGACTTCATGCGCCGCCACCCAGCTGTCTGGAAGGATGTCCTCGGCTTTGCAGCCTGCGGCGCCATCGGCCAAGTCTTTATCT TCTACACCCTATCTACATTCTCATCCGTCCTCCTCGTCACCGTAACCGTCACCCGCAAAATGTTCACCATGATTCTGTCAGTCGTCGCTTTCGGCCACCGCCTGACGCAGATGCAGTGGCTGGGCGTGGGTCTCGTTTTTGGCGGAATCGGCGTCGAAGCTGGCATTGCTAGACaggagaagatggcaaaggaAGCGGCGAAGAAGGCCGCTGCAAAGAAGGACTCTTAA
- a CDS encoding tyrosine-protein phosphatase pmp1 (similar to Verticillium alfalfae VaMs.102 XP_003001042.1): MPSAAARRLYEDQIPTFMSVFDLDAETIADGETVTLLDPKLVDMASKPSAYADPSQQTGLEQTGLHSDPTHRHHDSTSTQMSESTDSSPTTTLSTTDSSPLSDPSPSSSPDSPINLIPLSDYPSTTFACHSTISQSNMLSIPESHTLGRPMTSPAPRKPRNMKGLSIQPPLTISTTSKYVATEPSSPSFIKPKIPAMKRKPSQLSLKTGASDLVKKTSLEVPASPSMPPILQRRALKHSTSSPHMFAAMKSSTFGPPGGMTFPKVLERNESGLSEVLRPMKQKSAMDLDELIVEEDSPIRTQLANRSEYEPFHEGVNNEDQKSPGYPDGPIAIYGDNVYLYLEPTAEEASRFDVVINVAREVRNPFQAIERSSPGPADSSPIPDTAITMASFATAFEYQPTEDSSIDTPTTPKANPLHVPEYIHIPWDHNTDIAPDLMHLCETIENRTKNGKKVLVHCQQGASRSASLIIAYGLYQSPELSVNDAYYSAQAKSRWISPNMKLMYSLQDFHKDLAKKRAPSSSTYRPRTGRSPTKHRLTLSADAIEIAPREPHTAPLPGEECVLDAADSDNLPGPRSTSTPGTQSVSPGPASAPLSYSWKNNGEESNAEPIPPIPSQAFQPSLPSLQPLPVLPTVEVIAPRFDAPILMKPEDLPQRPKTGLDRPVSRSGMPSQPSTILGLRSFESPAAFSSFPLRKFQKLSPREPDDGMLAERTVTVNRSYPDESALLSPRAETMTTNPVRDVPEVAGMRFVESPPTPTEGLFSPRESSFPPDPFSFFGRIMGFGRPAQAADPRSPPTRGEAPIIRSIDELL, from the coding sequence ATGCCGTCCGCCGCGGCCCGACGATTGTACGAAGATCAAATACCAACGTTTATGTCAGTATTTGATCTGGACGCCGAAACGATAGCAGACGGAGAGACCGTAACACTGCTTGACCCCAAATTGGTCGACATGGCTTCCAAGCCCTCGGCATATGCTGACCCAAGCCAACAAACCGGGCTTGAGCAAACAGGACTTCACTCGGATCCTACACACAGGCATCATGACAGCACTTCAACCCAAATGTCAGAGTCGACTGATTCATCCCCCACAACGACATTGTCAACCACCGACTCTTCTCCGTTGTCAGATCcttcgccatcgtcatcacctGACTCGCCAATCAATCTGATCCCACTAAGCGACTACCCATCAACAACGTTTGCCTGTCACTCAACAATATCTCAGAGCAACATGCTTAGCATTCCCGAATCTCATACTCTGGGCCGACCCATGACATCTCCTGCTCCTCGGAAGCCTAGAAACATGAAGGGCTTATCTATCCAGCCGCCATTGACAATAAGTACCACGTCGAAATATGTTGCGACAGAGCCGTCATCGCCGTCATTTATTAAGCCAAAGATTCCTGCAATGAAACGAAAACCAAGTCAGCTCAGCCTAAAGACGGGCGCTTCAGATTTGGTTAAAAAGACATCACTGGAGGTGCCGGCATCTCCTTCAATGCCTCCAATTCTGCAGCGCCGTGCTCTCAAACACTCTACCTCATCACCTCACATGTTTGCCGCCATGAAGTCGTCCACCTTTGGACCTCCGGGTGGAATGACGTTCCCCAAGGTCCTGGAGCGAAATGAGTCCGGTCTTTCGGAAGTCTTACGTCCCATGAAGCAAAAATCTGCCATGGACTTGGACGAATTAATAGTTGAGGAGGACTCTCCCATCAGGACCCAGCTGGCAAATCGAAGCGAGTACGAACCATTCCACGAAGGTGTGAATAACGAGGACCAAAAGTCACCCGGATATCCTGACGGCCCGATAGCCATTTATGGCGACAATGTTTACTTGTACCTCGAGCCCACAGCCGAGGAAGCTTCGCGGTTTGATGTTGTGATCAATGTCGCCAGGGAGGTTCGAAATCCGTTCCAAGCAATCGAGAGATCGTCACCTGGGCCTGCCGACTCAAGCCCCATACCTGACACAGCAATAACAATGGCCAGCTTTGCGACAGCTTTTGAATACCAGCCAACAGAAGACTCGTCCATTGATACGCCTACCACCCCAAAGGCAAATCCCCTACATGTGCCAGAGTACATCCATATTCCATGGGATCACAACACCGACATAGCCCCGGATCTAATGCACCTTTGCGAGACGATTGAGAATCGAACGAAAAACGGCAAGAAGGTTCTGGTTCATTGTCAGCAGGGAGCTAGTCGGTCGGCAAGTCTAATCATAGCCTACGGCTTGTATCAGTCTCCAGAATTGAGTGTCAATGATGCATACTACTCAGCTCAGGCGAAGAGCCGCTGGATCAGCCCAAACATGAAGCTCATGTACTCACTGCAAGATTTTCATAAAGACCTGGCCAAGAAGAGGgcaccgtcgtcatcaacgTATAGACCACGGACTGGACGGAGTCCAACAAAACACCGATTGACTCTTTCTGCTGATGCCATCGAAATTGCTCCCAGGGAACCCCACACCGCTCCTCTACCGGGGGAAGAGTGTGTTTTGGATGCAGCGGATTCTGACAACTTACCTGGGCCTCGCAGCACATCCACGCCTGGCACGCAATCAGTCTCCCCAGGCCCGGCATCGGCACCATTAAGCTACTCGTGGAAGAACAATGGCGAGGAGAGCAATGCTGAACCGATCCCACCGATACCCAGCCAAGCATTTCAACCTTCCCTGCCCTCTTTGCAACCCTTACCAGTCTTGCCAACGGTGGAGGTGATAGCTCCTCGGTTTGATGCCCCAATCCTCATGAAACCAGAAGATCTCCCTCAGCGTCCCAAAACTGGCCTGGATCGACCAGTATCCAGGTCCGGAATGCCAAGTCAGCCATCGACTATACTTGGCCTGCGGTCTTTTGAGTCCCCGGCGGCCTTTTCCAGCTTCCCTTTGCGAAAGTTCCAAAAGCTTTCCCCGCGAGAACCAGATGATGGCATGCTCGCAGAACGGACAGTCACTGTGAACAGATCGTATCCGGATGAGTCGGCCTTGCTCTCGCCTAGAGCCGAGACGATGACCACAAACCCCGTACGCGACGTCCCTGAAGTTGCCGGCATGCGGTTTGTTGAGTCACCTCCGACGCCAACAGAAGGCTTATTCTCACCAAGGGAGTCGTCTTTCCCACCCGATCCGTTTTCATTTTTTGGCCGGATAATGGGGTTTGGTCGACCAGCGCAAGCAGCTGACCCGCGGAGTCCGCCAACAAGAGGGGAAGCACCGATCATTCGCTCTATTGACGAGCTTTTGTAA